The following coding sequences lie in one Synechococcus sp. PCC 7336 genomic window:
- a CDS encoding IS5 family transposase, with protein sequence MGQKGFWDWEERRKKLSSKKPLLDRLNDIVPWEEFRPLLEQIHQKERKSNAGRKPFDVILMFKLLLLQQFYNISDEELEYQVNDRLSFMQFLDLDIEDTIPDAKTVWSFREQLTKHGLTRVLFEKFENYLSREGYHAQEGQIVDATLVPVPKQRNSRKENEKIRDGEIPEEWEDKPHRLAQKDLEARWTKKNGQSHFGYKNHISIDVKFGFVRQYQVTDAAVHDSRALGEVIDIENSDDRIWADSAYRSEDIEWVLETIGFDSEIHERAYRNRPLNEEQKSSNRKKSSTRAKVKHVFGAWVTSMGGKLVRSIGKVRAETNIGLKNLAFNIKRYIFLEYQAAV encoded by the coding sequence ATGGGTCAGAAAGGTTTTTGGGATTGGGAAGAGCGTCGCAAAAAGCTGAGCAGTAAAAAACCTTTACTAGATAGATTAAATGATATAGTTCCCTGGGAAGAGTTTCGGCCACTTCTAGAGCAAATACATCAGAAAGAACGAAAAAGCAATGCAGGCCGTAAACCGTTCGATGTGATTTTGATGTTCAAGTTATTGTTGCTGCAGCAATTTTACAATATCAGCGACGAGGAATTAGAGTATCAGGTCAATGATCGACTTTCATTCATGCAGTTTTTAGATTTAGACATTGAGGATACTATACCTGATGCAAAGACAGTATGGTCATTTCGAGAGCAATTAACGAAACACGGATTGACGAGAGTGCTGTTTGAGAAGTTTGAGAATTATCTTTCGCGAGAAGGATATCATGCCCAAGAAGGGCAGATTGTAGATGCCACTCTAGTGCCAGTACCAAAGCAGAGAAATAGTCGAAAAGAGAATGAAAAAATCCGTGACGGAGAGATTCCAGAGGAATGGGAGGATAAGCCTCATCGCCTTGCTCAGAAAGACCTTGAGGCTCGTTGGACAAAGAAGAATGGACAGAGTCACTTCGGGTACAAGAATCATATTAGTATCGATGTTAAGTTTGGTTTTGTACGCCAATATCAAGTGACTGATGCAGCCGTACATGACTCTCGGGCTTTAGGAGAAGTCATAGACATAGAGAATTCAGATGACCGTATATGGGCAGATAGTGCTTATCGAAGTGAAGACATTGAATGGGTATTAGAGACAATAGGATTTGACAGTGAAATCCACGAGCGAGCATATCGAAATCGGCCTTTAAACGAAGAGCAAAAGTCAAGTAATCGCAAAAAATCTAGCACTAGAGCGAAAGTAAAACACGTATTTGGAGCTTGGGTGACGAGTATGGGAGGGAAGCTTGTACGTTCAATTGGCAAAGTTAGGGCTGAGACAAATATCGGTTTAAAGAATCTGGCATTTAATATCAAGAGATACATATTCCTAGAGTATCAGGCTGCTGTATAG
- a CDS encoding ISL3 family transposase has product MELLQHLLPSQTDVSLNSWSIDPANQQLVVNLCSTQTVACCPLCHRSTDRIHSHYERTLRDLPLVQFTLTILLQVCKFFCLNERCPRRIFTERLPEVVAPWARRTTRYTAQLEAMGLALGGSAAARLSHQLGYGYSRNTILRAISKLPLPVMATPKILGVDDFAFRTGHHYGTILVDLETNQPIALLPDRAAGTLAAWLKEHPGVKILSRDRSKAYRRGMSDGAPDAIQVADRFHLLQNLEEALEKVFKGQTQSLEQVEQQQIQAQQPTEAPTPEAAPDRYRTQREVNRAIRLEKWEQTHALRKQGYAIKDIAHHLGIGERTVYTYLAASTFPEWQYPVGRRRNPSCLDPYKAYLSEQWQQGRQQTKQLFGEIQQQGYPGSYMTVARYTRQLRCSLPSIKPSRESLNDLPGRGPAPSPATPVSEPLSAKRAAWLLLTRPENLTPEEKTLLEKLGQQPKLSGAIALAQGFIKLVRERLPGEFDDWLETAVSSSIKALRSFAKGLQEDYDAVKAALTLEVSNGPVEGQNNRLKMLKRQMFGRAGLELLAKRLILIS; this is encoded by the coding sequence GTGGAACTTTTACAGCATCTCCTGCCCAGCCAAACGGATGTGAGCTTGAACAGTTGGAGTATCGATCCGGCCAACCAACAGCTCGTTGTTAACCTCTGCTCGACTCAAACGGTGGCCTGTTGCCCGCTGTGTCATCGCTCCACCGATCGCATCCATAGCCACTATGAGAGAACGTTGAGGGATCTGCCATTAGTTCAATTCACGCTGACGATATTGCTCCAAGTCTGTAAGTTCTTCTGCCTCAACGAGCGTTGCCCTCGGCGTATCTTTACGGAGCGTCTGCCCGAGGTTGTCGCGCCTTGGGCCAGACGCACGACTCGCTACACGGCTCAACTGGAAGCGATGGGCTTAGCCCTCGGTGGTTCGGCAGCAGCCCGCTTGAGCCATCAGCTCGGATACGGATACAGCCGCAACACCATCTTGCGAGCCATCTCCAAATTGCCCCTACCAGTCATGGCCACGCCAAAGATATTGGGGGTGGATGATTTCGCGTTTCGCACGGGTCATCATTACGGAACGATCTTGGTCGACTTGGAGACCAACCAACCGATCGCACTACTCCCCGACCGGGCGGCTGGGACCTTAGCAGCCTGGTTGAAAGAGCATCCTGGCGTGAAGATTCTCTCGAGAGATCGCTCCAAAGCCTACAGGCGAGGCATGAGCGATGGAGCACCCGATGCCATCCAGGTAGCCGATCGCTTTCATCTGTTGCAGAATCTCGAAGAGGCTTTAGAGAAAGTCTTTAAGGGACAAACCCAGTCGCTCGAACAGGTTGAGCAGCAACAGATTCAAGCCCAACAGCCAACCGAAGCACCGACCCCCGAAGCTGCTCCGGATAGATATCGAACCCAAAGGGAAGTCAATCGGGCCATACGACTGGAGAAGTGGGAACAAACCCATGCTCTACGCAAGCAAGGCTATGCCATTAAAGACATTGCCCATCACCTCGGCATTGGCGAGCGAACGGTGTATACCTACCTGGCCGCGTCAACGTTTCCGGAATGGCAATATCCTGTGGGGCGGCGGAGAAACCCCAGTTGTTTGGATCCATACAAGGCTTACCTGTCAGAGCAATGGCAGCAAGGGCGCCAACAAACTAAACAGTTGTTTGGCGAGATCCAACAGCAAGGGTACCCGGGCAGCTATATGACCGTCGCCCGTTACACTCGGCAGTTGCGTTGCTCTCTGCCCTCCATCAAGCCCAGCCGAGAATCCCTCAATGACTTACCGGGTCGGGGACCAGCGCCATCACCCGCCACACCAGTGTCAGAGCCTTTGAGTGCCAAGCGGGCGGCTTGGCTGCTGTTGACACGGCCTGAAAACCTTACGCCTGAGGAGAAAACCCTGCTGGAAAAACTGGGCCAGCAGCCAAAGTTATCGGGGGCGATCGCTCTGGCTCAGGGGTTCATCAAACTGGTGCGCGAGCGACTGCCTGGGGAATTCGACGATTGGCTGGAGACAGCTGTGAGCAGCTCAATCAAGGCATTACGGAGTTTTGCCAAGGGTCTTCAAGAAGATTACGATGCGGTGAAAGCAGCTCTCACACTCGAGGTGAGCAATGGGCCAGTGGAGGGTCAAAACAACCGACTAAAAATGCTGAAACGGCAGATGTTTGGAAGGGCTGGGCTCGAGCTATTGGCCAAGCGCCTCATCCTAATCAGTTGA
- the xerC gene encoding site-specific tyrosine recombinase XerC: MSRKRPPSFADVPNIADPQGFVCFMNRYLEWMAVRNYSPRTIDSRQVHLTQFINWCAQRSLLRPAEITKPILERYQRFLYHYRQLNGKPLSFPSQYNHLVAIRAWFKWLTRDNFILYNPASELELPKRASRLPKAVLSESEAEQVLAQPDIATPLGLRDRAMIETFYSTGIRRFELIGLRLQDLDAERGTLMVRQGKGRKDRVIPIGARAIAWIEKYLADVRPHLCCGYEDGRLFLSHLGEPLSPHSLSRLIHAYVDAAEIGKQGSCHLFRHTMATLMHENGADIRHIQAMLGHASLDTTQVYTQMSIKKLKQVHTLTHPARSERSLTVDWNQEDPTPEELFADLEAERLEELSD, translated from the coding sequence ATGTCCCGCAAGCGTCCCCCCAGCTTCGCCGATGTCCCCAACATCGCTGACCCACAAGGTTTTGTCTGTTTCATGAACCGCTATCTGGAGTGGATGGCTGTGCGTAACTACTCCCCCCGCACCATCGACTCTCGACAGGTTCACTTGACCCAGTTCATCAACTGGTGTGCCCAACGCTCTCTGCTACGTCCTGCCGAGATCACTAAGCCGATCCTGGAGCGCTATCAACGCTTTCTCTATCACTACCGTCAGCTCAACGGCAAACCTCTGTCTTTCCCCTCCCAATACAATCACTTGGTCGCCATTCGAGCCTGGTTTAAGTGGCTGACTCGCGACAATTTCATCCTCTACAACCCTGCCAGTGAGTTGGAGTTACCCAAGCGGGCGAGTCGCTTGCCCAAGGCCGTCCTCTCTGAGTCTGAGGCCGAGCAAGTGCTCGCTCAGCCCGATATTGCGACTCCTTTGGGCTTACGAGACCGCGCCATGATTGAAACCTTCTACAGCACCGGCATTCGTCGCTTCGAGCTGATTGGTTTACGTCTGCAAGACCTCGATGCCGAGCGAGGCACGTTGATGGTGCGCCAGGGCAAGGGGCGCAAAGACCGCGTGATTCCGATTGGCGCTCGCGCCATTGCTTGGATAGAGAAATATCTCGCCGATGTGCGTCCCCATCTTTGCTGTGGCTATGAAGATGGTCGCTTGTTTCTGTCTCATTTGGGGGAGCCGTTGAGTCCTCATAGTTTAAGTCGCTTGATTCACGCTTACGTCGATGCCGCCGAGATTGGCAAGCAGGGGAGTTGTCATTTATTCCGCCATACGATGGCGACCCTCATGCATGAGAATGGCGCTGATATTCGCCACATTCAAGCCATGCTCGGCCATGCCAGTCTCGATACCACTCAGGTCTACACCCAGATGTCGATTAAGAAGCTCAAGCAGGTTCATACCCTCACTCATCCCGCTCGCTCCGAGCGCTCGCTCACCGTCGACTGGAATCAAGAAGATCCCACCCCAGAGGAGTTGTTTGCAGATTTAGAGGCCGAGCGCTTGGAAGAGCTCTCGGATTGA
- a CDS encoding BrnT family toxin gives MQYRFQWDPLKARTNLEKHGVSFREAEGVFEDPMALTLFDEEHSLFEEHWITLGRKMGGQYLLVVHTADEYEDVIDVQIISARRATKREIRRYEEGEL, from the coding sequence ATGCAGTATCGTTTTCAGTGGGACCCGCTTAAGGCTCGGACCAATCTCGAGAAACATGGAGTTAGCTTTCGAGAGGCGGAGGGGGTTTTTGAAGATCCTATGGCTCTGACGCTTTTTGATGAAGAGCACAGTTTGTTCGAAGAACACTGGATTACACTGGGAAGGAAGATGGGTGGTCAGTATTTGCTGGTCGTTCATACGGCTGACGAGTATGAAGATGTTATTGACGTGCAAATCATTTCGGCAAGACGAGCGACTAAGCGGGAAATTCGTCGCTATGAAGAAGGAGAGCTATGA
- a CDS encoding transposase — MSCMPQKIPPIPEQTASVAHQAFPKGTTAMNLRDELGSPYEDEDFKSLFGQRGQPGQPPGRPAMIAVMQYIGDLSDRQAADEVRGRIDWKYALSLELDDPGIDASVLSEFRQRLVRGGVEQQLLDKLLARAQERCEFRKLWPEFTCGWPRRIGGSFGAADS, encoded by the coding sequence ATGTCCTGCATGCCCCAAAAGATTCCTCCCATTCCCGAGCAAACAGCATCCGTAGCCCATCAAGCGTTTCCAAAAGGGACGACTGCGATGAACTTGCGGGATGAATTGGGCTCTCCCTACGAGGATGAGGACTTCAAGAGCTTATTTGGGCAGCGAGGACAACCAGGCCAGCCGCCAGGGCGACCAGCCATGATTGCGGTGATGCAATACATCGGCGATTTAAGCGACCGGCAAGCAGCGGATGAGGTGCGGGGGCGTATTGATTGGAAATATGCCTTGAGTCTGGAGTTAGACGATCCCGGCATTGATGCTTCAGTGCTGAGCGAATTTCGCCAACGATTAGTGCGTGGCGGTGTGGAACAACAACTGCTCGATAAGTTGCTGGCTCGCGCTCAGGAACGTTGTGAATTCCGGAAACTATGGCCGGAATTCACATGCGGATGGCCGCGCCGGATTGGCGGTTCTTTTGGGGCAGCCGATAGCTGA
- a CDS encoding ABC-F family ATP-binding cassette domain-containing protein produces the protein MSILTLQSLHKDFGIKEILRDASFSIDENDKVGLIGVNGSGKSTLLKMLAGIEPIDGGQRLVKSGATIVYLPQQPDVSEELTVLEQIFADSSEQMKLIRQYEDLSHKIARAPEDELAQLMSRLTSATEKIEQAGAWDLETKAKIVLSKLGIDNFEAKVGTLSGGYRKRIALATALLSEPDLLLMDEPTNHLDAVSVEWLQTYLSDYRGAILLITHDRYFLDRVTNRILEIDRGDLYAYAGNYSYYLEKKVAAEAAAVQSQRKHQGVLRRELAWLKRGPKARSTKQKARIDRIGDMQDREFKSVQGKVEIDTPGRRIGKKVIELQAVSKAYNGRRLISNFSYEFSPEDRIGIIGGNGAGKSTLLDIITGRLEPDSGTVEIGSTIHIGYFDQHSEQILSAIEQQQRVIEYIKDVASYVSTADGSQISASQMLERFLFSSDRQYTPIHKLSGGEKRRLFLLRVLMSAPNVLVLDEPTNDLDVQTLAVLEEYLEDFTGCAIAVSHDRYFLDRTVDRIFALEPGGRLRQYPGNYSIYLDYKQAEATEAKAEEKTVPKTAKSDKPLKEKSTAPKRRRLSNYQRRELEELELKIPTLEAQKEDLEKQLYNNPPSGFSEVQKLSEQLAELSADIDLATERWLELAEMES, from the coding sequence ATGAGTATCCTAACCCTGCAATCCCTCCACAAAGACTTCGGCATCAAGGAGATTCTGCGCGATGCCAGCTTCAGCATCGACGAGAACGATAAAGTCGGGCTGATCGGCGTTAACGGCTCTGGAAAATCCACCCTACTCAAAATGCTCGCAGGCATTGAGCCCATTGATGGAGGGCAACGCCTCGTCAAATCTGGGGCAACCATCGTCTACTTGCCCCAACAACCCGATGTCAGCGAAGAACTCACCGTCCTCGAACAAATTTTCGCCGACAGCAGCGAGCAAATGAAGCTAATTCGACAATACGAAGATCTGTCCCACAAAATTGCCCGTGCCCCAGAAGACGAGTTAGCTCAACTCATGAGCCGCCTTACCAGCGCGACCGAGAAGATCGAACAGGCCGGTGCGTGGGACCTCGAAACCAAAGCCAAAATCGTCCTCAGCAAACTCGGGATCGACAATTTCGAGGCCAAAGTCGGTACCCTCTCTGGCGGCTATCGCAAACGCATTGCCCTTGCCACCGCCCTCCTGAGCGAACCCGACCTGCTCTTAATGGACGAGCCCACCAACCATCTCGACGCAGTCTCTGTTGAATGGCTGCAAACCTATTTGAGCGACTATCGCGGTGCCATTCTCCTGATTACCCACGATCGCTACTTTCTCGATCGCGTCACCAACCGCATCCTCGAAATCGATCGCGGCGATCTCTACGCCTACGCTGGTAACTATTCCTACTACCTCGAAAAGAAAGTCGCCGCCGAAGCTGCCGCAGTCCAGTCTCAACGCAAGCACCAGGGGGTTCTCCGTCGGGAACTGGCATGGCTCAAACGCGGTCCTAAAGCCAGAAGCACGAAGCAGAAAGCCAGAATCGATCGCATTGGCGACATGCAGGATCGCGAATTCAAGTCAGTGCAAGGCAAAGTCGAGATCGATACCCCCGGACGCCGTATCGGCAAAAAGGTGATTGAGCTGCAAGCAGTCTCAAAAGCCTATAACGGGCGCAGGCTGATCTCAAATTTCAGCTACGAATTCAGCCCCGAAGATCGCATCGGCATTATTGGTGGCAACGGTGCGGGCAAATCAACCCTGCTCGACATCATCACCGGACGCCTGGAACCCGATTCGGGAACAGTGGAAATCGGTTCTACCATCCACATTGGCTATTTCGATCAACATTCCGAGCAGATTTTGAGCGCGATCGAGCAACAGCAGCGGGTCATCGAATACATCAAAGATGTAGCCTCGTATGTTAGCACTGCCGATGGCAGCCAAATCAGTGCTTCTCAAATGCTGGAGCGCTTTCTGTTTAGCAGCGATCGGCAATACACCCCCATCCACAAACTCTCCGGTGGCGAAAAACGTCGCCTCTTCCTCCTGCGGGTTTTGATGAGTGCCCCCAATGTGCTCGTTCTCGACGAGCCCACCAACGATCTCGACGTTCAAACCCTGGCAGTTTTGGAAGAATATCTTGAAGATTTCACTGGCTGCGCGATCGCCGTTTCCCACGATCGCTATTTCCTCGATCGCACGGTCGATCGCATCTTTGCCCTCGAACCGGGCGGTCGTTTACGCCAATATCCCGGCAATTACTCCATTTACTTAGATTACAAACAAGCTGAAGCAACAGAAGCCAAAGCAGAAGAGAAGACAGTCCCTAAAACAGCCAAGTCTGACAAGCCCCTGAAAGAAAAATCTACAGCGCCCAAACGCCGACGCCTCTCCAATTATCAGCGCCGCGAATTAGAAGAACTCGAACTCAAAATTCCCACGTTGGAAGCACAGAAGGAGGATCTGGAGAAACAGCTCTACAATAATCCTCCGAGTGGCTTTAGCGAAGTGCAAAAACTCTCGGAACAACTCGCTGAGTTGAGTGCAGACATCGATCTGGCGACCGAACGTTGGCTGGAGCTGGCTGAGATGGAGTCGTAA
- a CDS encoding MFS transporter, protein MTEWTENTVAEPPVMSERSPASPAPEEPTSPPVEEESGRYRDVLKNRNFLALWSGQVFSQLSDKIFLVLLVALIAAHFQAGRESISGWVSAVMVAFTIPAVLFGSLAGVYVDRWSKKWVMVGTNLVRGLLVLAVPSVLWLFGEDAAIAGWPMGFLALLAITFTVSTLTQFFAPAEQTAIPLIVKKRYLLPANSLYTTTMMASVIIGFAIGEPLLDLANRVSEWLSFGPELGSEVFVAGGYLLAGAILFAMVTGEGDRDSTAGDRHIWADLKEGLQYLRQTNRVRAAIIQLVILFSIFAALAVLAVRLAELIPQLEAEEFGILLASAGIGMGLGALVVGKWGDRLPRSVCSGLGSLGMAAALTVLALVPEQLWPSLFAIGVLGFSGAVVGVPMQTLIQEQTPADLRGKVFGLQNNAINIALSLPLALAGLAEAKFGLAPVLWSLAAISGVSGTLLGLLSNRSQ, encoded by the coding sequence ATGACCGAGTGGACCGAGAACACCGTTGCCGAGCCGCCTGTCATGTCGGAGCGATCGCCTGCTAGCCCTGCCCCAGAAGAGCCGACTTCTCCCCCAGTAGAGGAGGAATCGGGTCGGTATCGAGATGTCTTGAAAAACCGCAATTTCTTAGCCCTATGGAGCGGTCAGGTCTTTTCGCAACTCTCGGATAAGATCTTTCTCGTGCTGTTGGTGGCCCTGATTGCCGCCCACTTTCAAGCCGGACGGGAATCGATTAGTGGTTGGGTCTCGGCGGTGATGGTGGCATTCACCATTCCGGCCGTGCTGTTTGGCTCGCTGGCCGGGGTCTATGTCGATCGCTGGTCGAAGAAATGGGTCATGGTCGGTACCAATCTGGTGCGGGGGCTATTGGTTTTGGCCGTGCCGAGCGTACTGTGGCTGTTTGGCGAAGATGCCGCGATCGCCGGCTGGCCGATGGGATTTCTAGCTCTACTGGCCATTACCTTCACCGTCTCCACCCTCACCCAATTTTTTGCCCCCGCCGAACAAACTGCCATTCCGCTCATCGTCAAGAAGCGCTACCTATTACCTGCGAACTCCCTTTACACCACAACCATGATGGCTTCGGTCATTATCGGTTTTGCGATTGGCGAGCCCCTACTCGATTTGGCCAACCGCGTTTCCGAGTGGCTGTCCTTTGGCCCCGAGTTGGGGTCTGAAGTCTTTGTGGCGGGAGGATATCTGCTGGCCGGAGCAATCTTATTTGCAATGGTGACGGGAGAGGGCGATCGCGACTCCACCGCAGGCGATCGCCACATCTGGGCCGACTTAAAAGAAGGATTGCAATATTTGAGGCAAACAAACCGGGTTCGTGCTGCCATTATTCAACTGGTGATTTTATTCTCGATCTTTGCAGCGCTGGCCGTTTTGGCAGTGCGCTTGGCGGAATTGATTCCTCAACTAGAAGCCGAGGAGTTTGGCATCCTCTTAGCCTCTGCTGGCATCGGTATGGGGTTGGGGGCATTAGTAGTGGGTAAGTGGGGCGATCGCCTGCCTCGGTCGGTCTGTAGCGGCTTGGGGTCCCTCGGCATGGCTGCAGCTCTGACGGTACTGGCGCTCGTGCCCGAGCAACTGTGGCCCAGTCTGTTCGCTATTGGGGTACTGGGGTTTTCGGGTGCTGTCGTGGGAGTCCCGATGCAGACGTTAATCCAAGAGCAAACCCCGGCTGACTTGCGAGGCAAGGTTTTCGGCCTGCAAAATAATGCTATCAATATTGCCCTTTCGCTGCCTCTGGCCTTGGCTGGCCTTGCAGAAGCCAAATTTGGTTTGGCCCCAGTATTGTGGAGCCTAGCCGCGATTTCGGGAGTGTCGGGGACATTGTTGGGACTACTGAGCAATCGATCCCAATGA
- a CDS encoding peptide ligase PGM1-related protein, which yields MAFAAYTDGRAISLQTLNPSSETAAERFQHLQGKLRDYWQAIEESNTSEYTMLVLPSLSLDQREMQKIPGVHHYEERLLFSLIRLQNPRARVIYITSQPLSPIVVDYYLHLLSGIPFSHARDRLLLLSTYDGSQKPLSQKLLERPRLMERIRRALHVTSSTYAICYNSTPWERELSLQLEVPLFALNPDLLYWGTKSGSRQIFAECGIPHPDGSDLVQSVEDLAVAAADLWERQPHLKRMVIKLNQGFSGEGNALLDLQPFEIAAPGAASHCERVAVLQGGFALASFQAQGETWENFSSRIPELGAIVEAFVEGKHKRSPSVQMVILPSGEVEVLSTHDQILGGPDGQIYLGCQFPADADYRLRLQELGQAIGRNLSQKGALERFGVDFIAVRDPAKTGVEAWDLQAIEINLRKGGTTHPQMTLKLLTDGHYDLENGLFYSPHGQAKYYTATDNLKKEQYRGLLPTDLMDIIALHRLHFDSSTETGTLFHLMGTLSEFGKVGLTSIGNSPEQAETIYRQVVKVLDAETQLEA from the coding sequence ATGGCCTTCGCGGCATACACCGACGGGAGAGCGATATCCTTGCAAACACTCAACCCTAGCTCCGAGACTGCAGCCGAGCGCTTCCAGCACCTGCAAGGCAAACTGCGGGACTACTGGCAGGCGATCGAAGAATCCAACACCAGCGAATACACCATGCTGGTGCTCCCCTCCCTCAGCCTCGACCAGCGGGAAATGCAAAAGATTCCGGGGGTGCATCACTACGAAGAACGCCTCCTGTTCTCCCTCATCCGCCTGCAAAATCCCCGCGCCCGCGTCATCTATATCACCTCGCAACCGCTCTCCCCCATCGTCGTTGACTATTACCTCCACCTACTCTCCGGCATTCCCTTCTCCCACGCCCGCGATCGCCTACTGCTGCTCTCCACCTATGACGGCTCCCAAAAACCCCTCTCCCAAAAGCTGCTCGAACGCCCCCGCCTGATGGAGCGCATTCGCCGTGCCCTGCACGTCACCTCCTCCACCTACGCCATCTGCTACAACTCCACCCCCTGGGAACGGGAACTATCCTTGCAATTGGAGGTGCCTCTATTCGCCCTCAACCCCGACTTACTCTATTGGGGTACCAAAAGTGGCAGCCGCCAAATCTTTGCCGAATGCGGCATTCCCCACCCCGATGGCAGCGACTTGGTGCAGTCGGTGGAGGATCTCGCCGTTGCTGCCGCCGACCTGTGGGAGCGCCAGCCCCATCTGAAGCGGATGGTGATCAAACTCAATCAGGGGTTTTCCGGCGAAGGGAATGCCTTACTCGATTTGCAGCCCTTCGAGATCGCGGCTCCCGGTGCAGCCTCTCACTGCGAACGAGTTGCCGTATTGCAAGGGGGATTCGCTTTGGCTAGCTTCCAAGCGCAGGGGGAAACTTGGGAAAACTTCTCCAGCCGCATTCCAGAATTGGGGGCGATTGTGGAAGCGTTTGTGGAGGGGAAGCACAAACGATCGCCTAGCGTACAGATGGTCATTCTCCCCAGCGGCGAAGTGGAAGTGCTCTCCACCCACGACCAAATTTTGGGCGGTCCAGACGGTCAAATTTATTTGGGCTGCCAGTTCCCGGCAGATGCCGACTATCGCCTGCGCCTGCAGGAATTGGGCCAGGCGATCGGGCGCAATTTATCCCAAAAGGGTGCCCTCGAGCGGTTTGGTGTGGATTTTATTGCCGTTCGCGATCCGGCCAAAACGGGTGTGGAGGCTTGGGATCTGCAGGCGATCGAAATTAACCTCCGCAAAGGGGGCACCACCCATCCTCAAATGACCCTCAAGCTACTCACAGACGGTCATTACGATCTCGAGAATGGCTTGTTCTACAGTCCCCACGGTCAGGCAAAGTACTATACCGCCACCGATAATCTGAAAAAGGAGCAATACCGAGGCCTATTGCCCACTGATTTGATGGATATCATTGCTCTGCACCGGCTGCACTTCGACAGCAGCACCGAAACTGGAACGCTCTTTCACCTCATGGGCACACTGTCCGAGTTTGGCAAAGTGGGATTGACCAGTATTGGCAACTCACCTGAGCAGGCGGAGACGATCTACCGTCAAGTCGTCAAGGTGTTGGATGCAGAAACGCAGTTGGAAGCATAG
- the carA gene encoding glutamine-hydrolyzing carbamoyl-phosphate synthase small subunit — MLDPHRASRKPALLVLADGTTYRGWSFGAEGTTLGEVVFNTGMTGYQEVMTDPSYCGQIVTFTYPELGNTGINDLDSESDRPQIKGVIARNISRMPSNWRSQTPLPEYLKQHGIVAIYGIDTRALTRKIRSEGATNGGISTEIADPATLLAKVRAIPSMAGLNLAAVVTASEAYEWLEPTCDEWVYGEIEGDRNPTLTVVAIDFGVKRNILRRLASYGCRVIVLPAAATPEDILKHNPDGIFLSNGPGDPAAVTQGIATTKALLEQGKPMFGICLGHQILSLAMGSDTFKLKFGHRGLNQPCGLDRQVEITSQNHGFSVSADAINAEADFEITHLNLNDRTIAGIRHKTLPIFSVQYHPEASPGPHDADYLFGQFVTAMRQHAAQPEAI; from the coding sequence ATGCTCGACCCCCATCGCGCCTCCCGCAAACCCGCGCTACTGGTGTTAGCAGACGGCACCACCTATCGCGGCTGGTCGTTTGGCGCTGAAGGGACCACCCTCGGAGAGGTGGTCTTCAACACGGGTATGACTGGCTACCAAGAAGTCATGACCGACCCCAGTTATTGCGGTCAAATTGTCACGTTTACCTATCCCGAACTGGGCAACACCGGCATTAACGACCTCGACAGCGAATCCGATCGCCCCCAAATCAAGGGAGTCATTGCCCGCAACATCTCCCGCATGCCCAGCAACTGGCGCAGCCAGACCCCCCTGCCCGAGTATCTGAAACAGCACGGCATCGTCGCCATCTACGGCATCGACACCCGCGCCCTCACCCGCAAAATTCGTAGCGAAGGGGCCACCAATGGCGGCATTTCTACAGAGATTGCAGATCCCGCAACGCTCTTAGCCAAAGTTCGTGCGATTCCATCGATGGCCGGTTTGAATTTGGCCGCAGTGGTGACTGCAAGCGAGGCTTATGAATGGCTAGAGCCGACCTGCGACGAATGGGTATATGGGGAGATTGAGGGCGATCGCAATCCAACTCTGACCGTTGTGGCGATCGACTTCGGCGTCAAGCGCAACATTCTCCGCCGCCTCGCCAGCTACGGCTGCCGCGTCATCGTCCTGCCCGCAGCGGCTACTCCCGAAGACATCTTGAAGCACAACCCCGACGGCATTTTCCTCTCCAACGGCCCCGGCGACCCCGCTGCCGTCACCCAGGGTATTGCAACCACCAAAGCCTTGTTAGAGCAGGGCAAGCCCATGTTTGGCATCTGCCTGGGCCACCAAATTCTCAGCCTAGCGATGGGCAGCGACACCTTCAAACTCAAATTCGGCCATCGCGGTCTCAATCAACCCTGCGGCCTCGATCGCCAGGTGGAAATCACCAGCCAAAACCACGGTTTTTCCGTCTCTGCCGATGCCATCAACGCCGAGGCAGACTTCGAAATCACCCATCTCAACCTCAACGATCGCACCATTGCCGGCATCCGGCACAAAACCTTACCCATTTTCTCGGTGCAATACCACCCCGAAGCCAGCCCCGGCCCCCACGATGCCGATTACTTATTCGGTCAATTTGTCACTGCCATGCGCCAACATGCCGCCCAGCCAGAGGCTATCTAG